One genomic window of Arvicola amphibius chromosome 4, mArvAmp1.2, whole genome shotgun sequence includes the following:
- the Ltc4s gene encoding leukotriene C4 synthase, protein MKDDVALLATVTLLGVLLQAYFSLQVISARRAFHVSPPLTSGPPEFERVFRAQVNCSEYFPLFLATLWVAGIFFHEGAAALCGLVYLFARLRYFQGYARSAQLRLAPLYASARALWLLVAMAALGLLVHFLPGTVQAALFRRLQALLQMA, encoded by the exons ATGAAGGACGATGTGGCTCTTCTGGCTACCGTCACCCTCTTGGGAGTTCTGTTGCAAG CCTACTTCTCCCTGCAGGTGATCTCTGCGCGCAGGGCTTTCCACGTGTCGCCGCCACTTACTTCTGGACCTCCCGAGTTCGAGCGCGTCTTCCGAGCCCA GGTGAACTGCAGCGAGTACTTCCCGCTGTTCCTCGCCACGCTCTGGGTCGCCGGCATCTTTTTCCACGAAG GCGCCGCAGCCCTGTGCGGACTGGTCTACCTGTTCGCGCGCCTCCGCTACTTCCAGGGATACGCGCGCTCGGCGCAGCTCAG GCTGGCTCCTTTGTACGCGAGCGCGCGCGCGCTCTGGCTGCTGGTGGCGATGGCCGCGCTGGGTTTGCTCGTCCACTTCCTCCCCGGCACGGTACAGGCAGCGCTCTTCAGAAGACTTCAGGCCCTCCTGCAGATGGCTTGA
- the Mgat4b gene encoding alpha-1,3-mannosyl-glycoprotein 4-beta-N-acetylglucosaminyltransferase B, which produces MRLRNGTFLTLLLFCLCAFLSLSWYAALSGQKGDVVDIYQREFLALRDRLHAAEQESLKRSKELNLVLDEIKRAVSERQALRDGEGNRTWGRLTEDPRLKPWNVSNRHVLHLPTVFHHLPHLLAKESSLQPAVRVGQGRTGVSVVMGIPSVRREVHSYLTDTLHSLISELSPQEKEDSVIVVLIAETDPQYTSAVTENIKALFPTEIHSGLLEVISPSPHFYPDFSRLRESFGDPKERVRWRTKQNLDYCFLMMYAQSKGIYYVQLEDDIVAKPNYLSTMRNFALQQPSEDWMILEFSQLGFIGKMFKSLDLSLIVEFILMFYRDKPIDWLLDHILWVKVCNPEKDAKHCDRQKANLRIRFKPSLFQHVGTHSSLAGKIQKLKDKDFGKHALRKEHVNPPAEVSTSLKTYQHFTLEKAYLREDFFWAFTPAAGDFIRFRFFQPLRLERFFFRSGNIEHPEDKLFNTSVEVLPFDNPQSEKEALQEGRSATLRYPRSPDGYLQIGSFYKGVAEGEVDPAFGPLEALRLSIQTDSPVWVILSEIFLKKAD; this is translated from the exons ATGAGGCTCCGCAATGGCACCTTCCTGACGCTGCTGCTCTTCTGCCTGTGCGCCTTCCTCTCGCTCTCCTGGTACGCGGCGCTCAGCGGCCAGAAAG GTGACGTGGTAGACATTTACCAGCGGGAGTTTTTGGCACTGCGAGACCGTTTGCACGCGGCTGAGCAGGAGAGCCTGAAGCGCTCCAAGGAGCTAAACCTGGTGCTGGACGAGATCAAGAGGGCAGTGTCTGAGAGGCAGGCGCTGCGGGACGGAGAGGGCAATCGTACTTGGGGACGcctaactg AGGATCCGCGACTGAAGCCGTGGAACGTCTCGAACAGGCACGTGCTTCATCTGCCCACCGTCTTCCACCATCTGCCGCATCTGCTGGCCAAGGAGAGCAGTCTGCAACCCGCAGTGCGGGTGGGCCAGGGCCGCACGGGAG TGTCTGTGGTGATGGGCATTCCAAGCGTGAGGCGCGAGGTGCACTCGTACCTGACTGACACATTGCACTCGCTCATCTCGGAGCTGAGCCCACAGGAGAAGGAAGACTCAGTCATCGTGGTGCTGATCGCCGAG ACCGACCCACAGTACACCTCGGCAGTGACAGAGAACATCAAGGCCTT GTTCCCCACAGAGATCCATTCTGGGCTCCTGGAAgtcatctccccttcccctcacttCTACCCTGACTTCTCCCGCCTTCGAGAGTCCTTCGGTGACCCCAAGGAGAGAGTCAG GTGGAGGACCAAACAGAACCTCGATTACTGCTTCCTCATGATGTACGCACAGTCCAAGGGCATCTACTATGTGCAG CTGGAGGACGACATTGTAGCCAAGCCCAACTACTTGAGCACTATGAGGAACTTTGCCCTCCAGCAGCCCTCTGAGGACTGGATGATCCTGGAGTTCTCCCAGCTGGGCTTCATTG GGAAGATGTTCAAGTCATTGGATCTGAGCCTGATTGTGGAATTCATCCTTATGTTCTACCGAGACAAGCCCATCGACTGGCTCCTGGACCACATCCTGTGGGTCAAAGTCTGCAACCCTGAGAAAGATGCG AAACATTGTGACAGGCAGAAGGCCAACCTCCGGATCCGCTTCAAGCCGTCCCTCTTCCAGCAtgtgggcactcactcctcactggCGGGCAAGATCCAGAAACTCAAG GATAAAGATTTTGGAAAGCACGCTCTACGGAAGGAGCATGTGAACCCCCCAGCGGAAGTGAGCACAAGCCTCAAGACATACCAGCATTTTACCCTGGAGAAGGCCTACTTGCGAGAGGATTTCTTCTGGGCCTTCACACCTGCTGCAGGAGACTTTATCCGCTTCCGCTTCTTCCAGCCACTGCGCCTTGAGCG GTTCTTCTTCCGTAGCGGGAACATTGAGCACCCAGAAGATAAACTCTTCAACACTTCCGTGGAGGTGTTGCCCTTTGAT aacccacagtcAGAGAAGGAGGCCCTTCAGGAGGGCCGCTCAGCCACTCTCCGGTACCCTAGAAGCCCTGATGGTTACCTCCAGATTG GCTCCTTCTACAAGGGTGTGGCCGAGGGGGAAGTGGATCCTGCCTTTGGGCCCCTGGAAGCACTGCGCCTCTCCATCCAGACTGACTCCCCCGTGTGGGTCATCTTGAGTGAG ATTTTTCTGAAAAAGGCCGACTAA